One window from the genome of Salvia miltiorrhiza cultivar Shanhuang (shh) chromosome 7, IMPLAD_Smil_shh, whole genome shotgun sequence encodes:
- the LOC130994623 gene encoding uncharacterized protein LOC130994623 isoform X2 has product MLNTSFNGSGGRVKAEDVISKLKDDGDFDRLRRKIIRKLKEELRSNIISMVKQSVSLSRPGAESMKPRQLSDAIHQEIGDKLMNQISDGLWNIIRSADGMQPEIKETVQSVYDKLSNPEGKVNAVGTLTDEELNDPPGFGPTERRNKDQMNQTNNIGRPNRRKRKAIEENKGDKSQLEDLAEPDNLDYGAPPGFSSVLKHKHSVDASDEDPDVPPGFG; this is encoded by the exons ATGCTAAATACGAGCTTCAACGGCAGCGGCGGCCGTGTAAAAGCTGAGGATGTAATTTCGAAGCTCAAAGACGACGGTGATTTCGATCGGCTTCGTCGAAAGATCATCCGTAAACTCAAG GAAGAATTGCGAAGCAATATTATATCAATGGTGAAACAATCAGTATCACTAAGTCGTCCAGGCGCTGAGTCTATGAAACCACGCCAGCTTTCTGATGCAATACACCAAGAAATTGG GGACAAACTGATGAACCAAATATCTGATGGCTTGTGGAATATAATTAGATCTGCTGATGGCATGCAGCCTGAAATAAAAGAAACTGTACAGTCAGTTTATGATAAATTATCAAATCCCGAAGGGAAGGTTAATG CTGTTGGCACACTTACAGATGAAGAGTTAAATGACCCTCCAGGATTTGGTCCAACTGAGAGGCGAAACAAGGACCAAATGAACCAAACAAACAATATTGGTAGGCCAAACCGTCGTAAACGAAAAGCAATAGAAGAAAACAAGGGAGACAAGTCGCAGTTGGAGGATTTAGCAGAGCCTGACAATTTGGATTATGGTGCTCCACCTGGCTTTTCTTCTGTTCTCAAGCATAAGCATTCAGTAGATGCCAGTGATGAAGATCCTGACGTGCCTCCTGGATTTGGATGA
- the LOC130994332 gene encoding uncharacterized protein LOC130994332: protein MLEEIRMLVMSRIRDRKVLADHWKSEWCPNAIKLFEANKAASIDCNVLWNGDYGYEVKEGDGKHIVFIDTKKCSCRMWDLSGIPCPHAIAAFHSSQLDPMFVMSKWYHSSMYRKAYENAIQPIPGKKLWDYQFKDCIEAPPVEKKIGRSKKNRVRAPNEPRLKHKLSRIGKTQHCSICGSATHKKHNCPNRPTQASTSTNIGKKQKGQVRGIGLYVKMETGKQIINLGGSQPIVINEGTQNEADPFTRFPIPNETEIKKQKRKRGEGSSTGDTVQGKKQPTKPFKAPRVQTVAVEQQQVLRRSPREKNVISTIGSTTTS, encoded by the exons ATGCTAGAGGAGATTAGGATGTTGGTAATGAGTAGGATAAGGGATAGGAAAGTGCTTGCTGATCACTGGAAGAGTGAATGGTGCCCTAATGCAATTAAACTGTTTGAGGCAAATAAGGCAGCTAGTATAGATTGTAATGTTCTTTGGAATGGTGACTATGGCTATGAGGTGAAGGAGGGAGATGGCAAGCACATAGTATTTATAGATACTAAGAAGTGCAGTTGTAGGATGTGGGATTTGAGTGGCATCCCATGCCCTCATGCCATAGCTGCCTTTCACTCAAGCCAGTTGGACCCTATGTTTGTGATGAGTAAATGGTACCATAGCTCGATGTATAGGAAAGCTTATGAGAATGCTATACAGCCAATACCTGGGAAGAAACTTTGGGATTATCAGTTTAAAGATTGCATTGAAGCTCCACCAGTTGAGAAAAAGATAGGGAGGTCCAAGAAGAACAGGGTAAGAGCTCCAAATGAGCCCAGATTGAAACACAAATTGTCAAGGATTGGTAAAACACAACACTGCAGCATTTGTGGAAGTGCAACCCACAAGAAACATAACTGCCCTAACAGGCCTACACAG GCTTCAACATCCACAAACATTGGCAAGAAGCAGAAAGGTCAAGTTAGGGGAATTGGTCTATATGTCAAGATGGAGACAGGAAAGCAGATTATAAAT CTTGGAGgatcacaaccaattgtgatcaatGAAGGCACACAAAATGAAGCAGATCCATTTACAAGGTTCCCAATACCAAACGAAACAGAGATAAAGAAgcaaaagagaaagagaggtgAAGGCAGCTCCACTGGAGACACAGTGCAGGGAAAGAAACAACCAACAAAACCATTCAAAGCTCCAAGAGTGCAGACAGTGGCtgtggagcaacaacaagtcCTCAGAAGGAGTCCAAGAGAAAAGAATGTTATCTCAACTATTGGCTCAACAACCACTAGTTGA
- the LOC130994623 gene encoding uncharacterized protein LOC130994623 isoform X1 → MLNTSFNGSGGRVKAEDVISKLKDDGDFDRLRRKIIRKLKVNEELRSNIISMVKQSVSLSRPGAESMKPRQLSDAIHQEIGDKLMNQISDGLWNIIRSADGMQPEIKETVQSVYDKLSNPEGKVNAVGTLTDEELNDPPGFGPTERRNKDQMNQTNNIGRPNRRKRKAIEENKGDKSQLEDLAEPDNLDYGAPPGFSSVLKHKHSVDASDEDPDVPPGFG, encoded by the exons ATGCTAAATACGAGCTTCAACGGCAGCGGCGGCCGTGTAAAAGCTGAGGATGTAATTTCGAAGCTCAAAGACGACGGTGATTTCGATCGGCTTCGTCGAAAGATCATCCGTAAACTCAAGGTTAAT GAAGAATTGCGAAGCAATATTATATCAATGGTGAAACAATCAGTATCACTAAGTCGTCCAGGCGCTGAGTCTATGAAACCACGCCAGCTTTCTGATGCAATACACCAAGAAATTGG GGACAAACTGATGAACCAAATATCTGATGGCTTGTGGAATATAATTAGATCTGCTGATGGCATGCAGCCTGAAATAAAAGAAACTGTACAGTCAGTTTATGATAAATTATCAAATCCCGAAGGGAAGGTTAATG CTGTTGGCACACTTACAGATGAAGAGTTAAATGACCCTCCAGGATTTGGTCCAACTGAGAGGCGAAACAAGGACCAAATGAACCAAACAAACAATATTGGTAGGCCAAACCGTCGTAAACGAAAAGCAATAGAAGAAAACAAGGGAGACAAGTCGCAGTTGGAGGATTTAGCAGAGCCTGACAATTTGGATTATGGTGCTCCACCTGGCTTTTCTTCTGTTCTCAAGCATAAGCATTCAGTAGATGCCAGTGATGAAGATCCTGACGTGCCTCCTGGATTTGGATGA
- the LOC130994624 gene encoding endoglucanase 25-like: MYGRDPWGGPLEIAADSATDDDRSRNLQDYDRAALSRPLDETQQSWLLGPGEQKKKKYVDLGCIIVSRKIFVWTVGTILAAGLLAGFIILIIKTVPRHHPKPPPPDNYTLALNKALMFFNAQRSGKLPKHNNVSWRGNSCVNDGKSDSSTLFKDLSGGYYDAGDAIKFNFPQSFAMTMLSWSVIEYKDKFEAAGELNHVKDIIKWGTDYFLKTFNHTADTIDRIVSQVGQGDTTGGTENDHYCWMRPEDIDYDRPVTECHSCSDLAAEMAAALASASIVFKDNKAYSQKLVHGAKTLFKFSRDQRGRYSVGNEAAIFYNSTGYYDEFVWGAAWLYYATGNNSYLQLATTPGIAKHAGAFWGGPYYGVLNWDNKLAGAQVLLSRLRLFLSPGYPYEEILKTFHNQTSIFMCSFLPYYTSFNRTKGGMIQLNHGNPQPLQYVVNAAFLATLFSDYMKAADTPGWYCGPHFYSTDILREFAETQMNYILGKNPRKMSYVVGFGNHYPKHVHHRGASIPKNKIKYNCKGGWKWRDTSKPNPNILVGAMVAGPDKHDGFRDVRSNYNYTEPTLAGNAGLVAALVALSGEKTVGIDKNTIFSAVPPMFPTPPPPPAPWKP, encoded by the exons ATGTACGGTAGGGATCCATGGGGAGGGCCTCTGGAGATAGCGGCCGATTCCGCTACCGACGACGACCGCAGCCGGAACTTGCAGGATTACGACAGGGCGGCCCTGTCGAGGCCGCTCGACGAGACGCAGCAGAGCTGGCTGCTGGGCCCCGGcgagcagaagaagaagaagtatgTGGATCTCGGCTGCATTATCGTTAGCAGGAAGATCTTTGTGTGGACTGTGGGGACCATTTTGGCTGCCGGATTGCTCGCTGGATTCATCATCTTGATCATTAAGACGGTGCCGCGCCACCACCCCAAGCCGCCGCCACCGGATAATTACACGCTGGCGCTGAACAAAGCCCTCATGTTCTTCAATGCTCAGCGTT CTGGAAAACTACCGAAGCACAATAATGTATCGTGGAGGGGCAACTCTTGTGTGAATGACGGAAAATCTGATTCTTCGACTTTGTTTAAAGACCTGTCTGGTGGCTATTATGATGCCGGAGATGCAATTAAATTCAACTTTCCGCAATCTTTTGCCATGACGATGTTGAGTTGGAGTGTGATTGAGTACAAGGACAAATTCGAAGCAGCTGGAGAGCTTAACCATGTCAAAGATATAATCAAGTGGGGAACTGATTATTTTCTCAAGACTTTTAATCACACTGCCGATACTATTGACAGAATTGTGTCACAG GTGGGACAAGGGGATACAACAGGTGGGACAGAGAATGATCACTACTGTTGGATGAGGCCGGAGGACATTGATTACGATAGACCTGTTACTGAGTGTCACAGTTGCTCAGATTTGGCCGCAGAGATGGCTGCTGCTTTGGCTTCTGCATCTATAGTTTTCAAGGACAACAAGGCATACTCACAAAAGCTTGTCCATGGTGCCAAGACTCTCTTTAAGTTTTCTAGGGATCAGCGTGGTAGATATAGTGTTGGTAATGAGGCAGCAATTTTCTATAACTCTACGGGTTACTATGATGAGTTTGTGTGGGGAGCTGCTTGGTTGTACTATGCCACGGGTAACAATTCGTATCTTCAGCTCGCTACAACTCCCGGCATTGCCAAGCATGCTGGTGCGTTCTGGGGAGGCCCCTACTATGGCGTGCTTAATTGGGACAACAAGCTTGCTGGTGCCCAA GTGCTTCTGAGTCGTCTAAGGTTATTCCTGAGCCCTGGCTATCCTTATGAAGAGATTTTGAAAACATTCCACAACCAGACCAGCATATTTATGTGCTCGTTCCTGCCATATTATACATCATTTAACAGGACAAAAG GCGGCATGATCCAGTTAAATCATGGCAACCCTCAGCCTCTTCAGTACGTTGTCAATGCAGCTTTCCTGGCTACATTGTTTAGCGACTACATGAAAGCTGCCGATACGCCTGGCTGGTATTGTGGGCCTCATTTCTACTCAACAGACATCCTCCGTGAATTTGCAGAGACTCAG ATGAATTACATCCTTGGTAAGAATCCCAGAAAGATGAGCTATGTTGTGGGCTTCGGCAATCATTACCCGAAGCATGTCCACCACAGAGGAGCCTCCATTCCGAAGAACAAGATTAAGTACAACTGCAAGGGAGGATGGAAATGGAGGGACACATCCAAGCCGAACCCTAATATTCTTGTTGGAGCTATGGTTGCTGGTCCTGACAAACACGATGGATTCCGTGATGTTCGTTCAAACTACAACTACACAGAGCCAACACTTGCAGGCAATGCCGGCTTAGTTGCAGCCCTTGTGGCTCTATCTGGTGAAAAGACTGTGGGGATAGACAAGAACACGATTTTCTCGGCTGTGCCACCCATGTTTCcgacaccaccaccaccaccagctCCTTGGAAGCCATAG